A stretch of Imperialibacter roseus DNA encodes these proteins:
- a CDS encoding cellulase family glycosylhydrolase, protein MKRLLLPAAVWLLFTQGVFAQTASSFDVNDRLGRGINMGNSFEAPTEDAWSNPWQPEYFKIIADLGFQHVRLPVRWETPERSMVDPPYTINADFLRRIQAVVDTALKYKLHIIVNMHHHDSLFENVAREEPRFLSQWNQIADYFKDYPDSLLFEVLNEPHGEITPALWNDLFAKALTEIRKTNPTRSVILGVAEYGGLTAVPQLEIPADDHLILSIHYYNPFHFTHQGADWVGPETQAWLGTEWNDTEAERLTIVNEFKVAQAFAEEHNLPFNVGEFGAYSTADIDSRIRWTTYLARWFESQKMSWAYWEFSAGFGIYDPANKSFLEPLVDALLHNPMPEPTQVNTKVVYQSDFSSGRDGWLVVNQGGAASLLDNAGNKLTVAISGGGTEGWHIQLTKTGLSFTKGKTYQIGFSAKADEARAATFYAGKNGDPWTAYSGYNGMTIPATETRFIFTFTMNEPTDDQARLVFDLGKSVVDLSISDILVEEVLNSVTALDDESGEILRYSPTLLRPNCL, encoded by the coding sequence ATGAAAAGGCTTCTGCTTCCGGCAGCCGTTTGGCTACTTTTCACACAAGGTGTTTTCGCCCAAACGGCCTCTTCCTTTGATGTCAACGACAGGCTGGGGCGTGGCATCAACATGGGCAATTCCTTTGAGGCACCTACCGAAGATGCCTGGAGCAACCCCTGGCAGCCGGAGTACTTCAAAATAATAGCTGACCTTGGCTTTCAACATGTGAGGCTCCCTGTCCGTTGGGAAACGCCGGAGCGGAGCATGGTCGACCCGCCCTATACAATCAATGCAGACTTCTTGCGGAGAATTCAGGCCGTTGTCGACACCGCACTGAAATACAAGCTGCATATCATCGTGAATATGCACCACCACGATTCGCTTTTTGAGAACGTGGCCCGTGAAGAACCAAGGTTTCTTTCACAGTGGAATCAAATCGCTGACTATTTCAAGGACTACCCTGACAGTTTGCTCTTTGAGGTACTGAACGAGCCACACGGAGAAATAACACCGGCATTGTGGAACGATCTTTTCGCCAAAGCGCTGACAGAAATCCGAAAAACGAATCCTACAAGAAGTGTGATATTGGGAGTGGCAGAGTATGGTGGACTTACTGCTGTTCCTCAATTGGAGATTCCTGCTGATGACCACCTCATTCTTAGCATCCACTATTACAACCCCTTTCACTTTACCCACCAGGGAGCTGATTGGGTGGGCCCGGAAACCCAGGCATGGCTTGGTACTGAGTGGAATGATACGGAAGCCGAACGACTGACAATCGTCAACGAATTCAAGGTGGCCCAGGCTTTCGCCGAGGAACACAACCTGCCGTTCAATGTTGGTGAGTTTGGTGCCTATAGCACAGCCGATATCGACTCAAGGATTCGCTGGACTACCTACCTCGCTCGCTGGTTTGAGTCGCAAAAGATGAGCTGGGCCTATTGGGAATTTAGCGCAGGATTCGGCATTTACGATCCTGCCAACAAATCGTTTCTTGAACCTCTGGTAGATGCCCTGCTGCACAACCCCATGCCGGAGCCCACCCAAGTCAATACCAAAGTGGTGTACCAAAGTGATTTTAGCTCTGGTCGGGATGGTTGGCTTGTGGTGAATCAGGGAGGTGCCGCCTCGCTATTAGACAATGCTGGCAATAAACTCACAGTGGCGATATCAGGCGGTGGCACCGAAGGCTGGCATATTCAACTCACCAAAACCGGTCTTTCGTTCACGAAAGGAAAGACTTACCAAATAGGCTTCAGCGCCAAAGCAGATGAAGCCCGGGCGGCTACCTTCTATGCCGGCAAAAACGGCGACCCATGGACGGCATACAGCGGATACAATGGTATGACCATACCGGCAACAGAAACGAGGTTTATTTTCACCTTTACGATGAACGAACCCACCGACGATCAGGCGAGATTGGTGTTTGATCTTGGTAAATCGGTAGTGGATTTGAGCATCTCCGATATTTTGGTTGAAGAGGTTCTCAACTCAGTTACTGCACTGGACGATGAGTCGGGGGAAATATTACGGTATTCCCCAACCCTACTTCGTCCCAATTGTTTGTGA
- a CDS encoding creatininase family protein, translating into MKQYLLAECNWKDIKDRQIDLAILPWGATEAHNYHMPYGTDVYEADSIAAEAGRIAWEAGAKLTVLPTIPFGVNTGQTDIKLDINLYPSTQLAILNDIVEVLNRQGIFKLLIVNSHGGNDFKTMLRELGVRYPKMLLSTCNWFQSMDKKQYFEEPGDHADEMETCLIMHLRPELVLPLDQAGDGKDKKPRIQGFKEGWAWKEREWSKVSADTGIGNPKKSTAEKGARFFTDVTQKLGKLMLELSQIDKEDFYE; encoded by the coding sequence ATGAAACAATACCTACTCGCCGAGTGCAACTGGAAAGACATCAAGGATCGCCAAATCGATTTGGCCATTTTACCCTGGGGCGCCACAGAGGCCCACAACTACCACATGCCTTATGGCACCGACGTATACGAAGCTGACAGCATAGCCGCTGAGGCAGGTCGTATCGCCTGGGAAGCTGGCGCAAAATTGACAGTGCTACCCACTATCCCCTTTGGCGTAAACACCGGCCAAACTGACATCAAGCTAGACATTAACCTCTACCCCAGCACGCAGCTGGCTATTCTCAACGATATCGTTGAGGTGCTCAACCGGCAGGGCATTTTCAAGCTACTGATTGTCAACAGCCATGGCGGCAACGACTTCAAAACCATGCTGCGAGAGTTGGGGGTTAGGTACCCAAAAATGTTGCTCAGCACCTGTAATTGGTTCCAGTCAATGGACAAGAAACAGTACTTTGAAGAGCCTGGAGATCATGCCGACGAAATGGAAACCTGCCTCATTATGCACCTGAGACCCGAGCTGGTGCTGCCGCTCGACCAGGCCGGAGACGGGAAAGACAAAAAGCCACGTATTCAGGGTTTCAAAGAAGGCTGGGCCTGGAAAGAAAGGGAGTGGTCAAAAGTATCGGCAGATACAGGTATTGGTAATCCGAAAAAATCTACGGCGGAAAAAGGAGCCAGGTTCTTCACAGACGTTACACAAAAACTTGGCAAGTTGATGTTGGAGCTTTCGCAAATTGATAAAGAGGACTTTTATGAATAG
- a CDS encoding T9SS type A sorting domain-containing protein yields the protein MENYHSARAFDMQGRFVGVLPFEPASRSIDMGQLPAGFYLVRLTKGAISETFRVIKE from the coding sequence TTGGAAAATTACCACAGTGCCCGGGCATTCGATATGCAGGGCCGTTTTGTTGGTGTACTCCCCTTTGAACCAGCCAGCAGATCAATCGATATGGGGCAGCTTCCGGCAGGGTTCTATTTGGTTAGGCTTACGAAGGGAGCGATCAGCGAGACTTTTCGGGTAATAAAAGAGTAG
- a CDS encoding bile acid:sodium symporter family protein — protein MKKTYTYTLFIALALLVAAAIAGIGLNSPISGPLLIAGLLLLAFAFRGSEKAKGYSYSVVIFSSVAAAMYYPAPFQQIGDFKLGTLIVPLLQIIMFGMGTSMSIKDFEGVVKMPKGVGVGLLCQFTIMPLLGFGIAKLFNFPSEIAAGIILIGSAPSGLASNVMAYLAKANVALSVTMTAVATMLAPLMTPLWMKLLAGQYVPIEFWGMMWSIVKIVIIPIIGGLIFNKLFHGKAPWVDKAMPLLSMAGIAIIISIITASGRDALLTYGVVLVFAALLHNTAGYFLGYKLCKAIKLPERDCRTIAFEVGMQNGGLASGIAQGMGKVATMGLGPSVFGSLMNITGSILANWWRDKPTGEKDPK, from the coding sequence ATGAAAAAGACATATACCTACACCCTATTTATTGCTTTAGCATTATTAGTCGCCGCTGCCATTGCCGGCATTGGACTTAACTCCCCAATCAGTGGGCCCTTGTTGATTGCAGGCCTTCTCTTACTGGCGTTTGCATTTCGAGGAAGTGAAAAAGCAAAAGGCTATAGTTACTCTGTAGTCATTTTTTCATCGGTTGCTGCCGCTATGTACTACCCCGCACCGTTTCAGCAAATCGGCGACTTCAAGCTGGGCACTTTGATAGTTCCGCTGCTTCAAATCATCATGTTCGGCATGGGCACGTCCATGAGCATCAAAGATTTTGAAGGAGTGGTCAAAATGCCCAAAGGAGTAGGCGTTGGTTTGCTGTGCCAGTTTACCATTATGCCGCTGCTCGGATTTGGAATAGCCAAGCTTTTTAACTTCCCTTCTGAAATAGCCGCCGGTATTATACTGATTGGCTCGGCTCCAAGCGGGTTGGCCAGCAACGTGATGGCCTACCTGGCCAAAGCTAATGTGGCCCTTTCGGTAACAATGACAGCCGTAGCCACTATGCTGGCCCCGCTAATGACACCCTTATGGATGAAGTTACTAGCCGGACAATATGTTCCCATCGAATTTTGGGGGATGATGTGGAGCATTGTCAAAATTGTGATCATCCCGATCATTGGTGGCCTGATCTTCAACAAACTCTTTCACGGAAAGGCCCCCTGGGTCGACAAAGCGATGCCCCTTTTGTCAATGGCGGGCATTGCCATCATCATCAGTATCATTACCGCCTCTGGCAGAGATGCTCTCCTCACTTATGGCGTTGTCCTCGTTTTCGCAGCCCTGCTGCACAACACGGCTGGTTACTTTCTAGGTTATAAGCTTTGTAAAGCCATCAAATTACCAGAAAGAGACTGTAGAACAATTGCCTTTGAGGTAGGTATGCAAAATGGCGGACTCGCTTCGGGAATAGCGCAGGGGATGGGAAAAGTGGCTACTATGGGCCTCGGCCCCTCTGTCTTTGGTTCATTGATGAACATTACGGGATCTATCCTGGCAAATTGGTGGAGAGATAAACCAACGGGTGAAAAAGACCCAAAATGA
- a CDS encoding ClpP family protease, translating to MNIQANLVPMVIDSNSRGERAYDIFSLLLKERIVFLGTKVDDVSANLVVAQLLYLNSIDQKSPINLYINSPGGVVYAGLAIYDTMQMIQAPVSTVAVGVTASMGTALLCAGAKGKRYALPHSTIHMHPTGGGAQGYTEDVRIATREQERLQTQLFHLMGKHTGHSWEEIEAFFLRDKYLNVLEAKAFGIIDEVLGSTDDIVVLEKEGFKVRLASPK from the coding sequence ATGAACATCCAAGCCAACCTTGTTCCCATGGTGATTGACAGCAATAGCCGTGGGGAGCGAGCTTACGACATATTTAGTCTGCTGCTCAAAGAGCGTATCGTTTTTCTTGGCACTAAAGTCGATGATGTGTCGGCCAACCTGGTGGTGGCCCAGCTGCTCTACCTCAACAGCATCGACCAAAAGTCGCCCATCAATTTGTACATTAATAGCCCTGGTGGTGTCGTGTACGCCGGCCTGGCCATTTACGATACAATGCAGATGATTCAGGCACCGGTATCTACGGTAGCAGTAGGCGTAACAGCCAGCATGGGCACAGCGCTGCTTTGTGCAGGTGCAAAAGGTAAGCGCTATGCTCTACCCCACTCCACCATCCACATGCACCCGACCGGCGGCGGTGCTCAGGGCTACACCGAAGATGTACGAATTGCCACCCGGGAGCAGGAAAGGCTACAAACTCAGCTTTTCCACCTGATGGGCAAGCATACAGGGCACAGCTGGGAAGAAATTGAGGCGTTTTTTCTGCGTGACAAATACCTGAACGTCCTCGAAGCCAAAGCCTTTGGCATCATCGACGAGGTACTCGGCAGCACCGACGACATCGTTGTGCTGGAAAAAGAGGGTTTTAAAGTGCGTTTGGCCTCTCCCAAATAA
- a CDS encoding Gfo/Idh/MocA family protein yields MSDKLRVLVAGCGNMGASHARAYHKLDDFEIVGLVSRTAESREKLNKELGGDYPCYADFDEALALAKPDVVSVNTYAETHVDYTLKSLKAGAHVFVEKPLAITVEEAQRVVDMAKSVNKKVVVGYILRVHPAWAKFVEIAQGLGKPLVMRMNLNQQSNGKHWQTHKNLMNTMSPIVDCGVHYVDVMCMMTRAKPIRVSAIGARLTDEIKPTMYNYGQLQVTFDDGSVGWYEAGWGPMMSEVAYFVKDVIGPKGCVNIVDAPKGDGSQDIDGHSKTGSLKVHYAATNDKGEYVKPDQIVDTSSEPDHDGLCELEQLYLLKAIKEDLDLTDHLNDAVNSLRIVLAADESFKTGKTVEL; encoded by the coding sequence ATGAGCGATAAATTGAGAGTATTAGTAGCCGGATGCGGCAATATGGGTGCATCACATGCAAGAGCCTACCACAAGTTGGACGATTTTGAAATTGTGGGGCTTGTAAGCCGCACGGCAGAAAGCCGGGAGAAACTGAATAAGGAGTTGGGTGGAGATTATCCTTGTTATGCCGATTTTGACGAGGCACTGGCACTTGCCAAACCAGATGTTGTTTCGGTAAATACTTACGCCGAAACTCACGTGGACTATACACTGAAGAGCCTGAAAGCTGGCGCTCATGTGTTTGTGGAGAAGCCATTGGCCATTACCGTAGAGGAAGCGCAGCGTGTGGTGGACATGGCGAAGTCGGTGAATAAGAAAGTGGTAGTGGGCTACATTTTAAGGGTGCATCCAGCCTGGGCTAAGTTTGTTGAAATAGCGCAGGGGCTCGGTAAGCCGCTTGTGATGCGCATGAACCTGAACCAGCAAAGCAACGGCAAGCACTGGCAAACCCACAAAAACCTGATGAATACGATGTCACCCATCGTGGATTGCGGTGTGCATTACGTAGACGTGATGTGCATGATGACCCGGGCCAAGCCGATTCGTGTAAGTGCTATTGGCGCCAGGCTGACGGATGAGATCAAACCTACCATGTACAATTACGGTCAGCTTCAGGTGACTTTCGACGATGGTTCAGTAGGCTGGTACGAAGCAGGCTGGGGGCCGATGATGAGCGAGGTGGCTTACTTTGTCAAAGATGTGATTGGGCCGAAAGGTTGCGTCAACATAGTGGATGCTCCCAAAGGAGATGGCTCTCAAGACATTGATGGCCATAGCAAAACGGGGAGTCTGAAAGTGCACTACGCAGCTACCAACGACAAAGGTGAATATGTAAAACCCGACCAAATTGTGGACACCTCCAGCGAACCTGACCATGACGGACTTTGCGAACTGGAGCAATTGTATCTGCTAAAGGCCATCAAAGAAGACCTTGATCTGACCGACCACTTGAATGATGCGGTTAATAGTTTACGCATTGTGCTGGCGGCTGACGAGAGCTTTAAGACGGGGAAGACGGTGGAGTTGTAG
- a CDS encoding carbohydrate-binding family 9-like protein produces the protein MKLLYTLLLLMPFAANAQAPGSLTIKKVADFDVKETPDKTWEAASWVEVPQRSDNGVTYATKAKILYSETGIYFLFHCEDNKLTATMTQDFDDLFKEDVVEVFLWTDESTPIYFEYELSPLNYELPILVPNYGGKFLGWRPWHYFNERRTKHVTSVEGGPKRSNADIKAWTAQFFIPYVLLNPLQNVPPTSGTKWRANMYRLDYDGGKQTRWAWQPIRTNFHDYEMYGTFVFE, from the coding sequence ATGAAACTACTCTACACCCTACTTCTACTTATGCCCTTTGCTGCCAACGCCCAAGCCCCCGGAAGCCTGACCATCAAAAAAGTGGCCGACTTCGACGTAAAAGAAACTCCCGACAAAACCTGGGAAGCTGCCAGCTGGGTAGAAGTACCTCAGAGAAGCGATAACGGTGTGACCTATGCCACCAAAGCGAAGATCTTGTATTCTGAAACCGGCATTTACTTTCTCTTCCACTGCGAAGACAACAAGCTCACCGCCACCATGACCCAGGATTTCGACGACCTGTTCAAAGAAGATGTGGTGGAGGTATTTCTATGGACTGATGAAAGCACCCCAATCTATTTCGAATACGAGCTTTCCCCTCTCAATTATGAGCTACCCATCCTCGTGCCCAATTACGGTGGCAAATTCCTGGGCTGGAGGCCCTGGCACTACTTCAACGAAAGGCGAACAAAACATGTAACGAGTGTAGAAGGCGGCCCGAAACGAAGCAATGCCGACATCAAAGCGTGGACAGCCCAGTTTTTCATTCCTTATGTGTTGTTGAACCCGCTACAGAATGTCCCCCCCACCAGTGGCACGAAATGGCGGGCCAATATGTACCGCCTCGATTACGACGGCGGCAAACAAACCCGCTGGGCCTGGCAACCCATCCGCACCAATTTCCACGACTATGAGATGTACGGGACTTTTGTGTTTGAGTGA
- a CDS encoding RNA polymerase sigma factor, with amino-acid sequence MEVTETLERKPFMAMTADDRLAFFEALYEDAFPAAARFVHRMGGNLEDARDVFQDALVLFYESLTAKKVHVEISQKAYLLGICKHLWIRRAKARSIEVHLEEWEKCLNVPDLNEAHPSANKLLALLELAGQKCLDLLKSFYYDRLSIPLIASSFGFGSERSATVQKYKCLEKVRNEVKSKALHYEDFTD; translated from the coding sequence ATGGAAGTAACCGAGACCCTTGAAAGAAAGCCCTTCATGGCGATGACGGCTGACGACAGACTCGCCTTTTTTGAGGCGCTCTACGAAGACGCTTTCCCCGCAGCAGCCAGGTTCGTTCACCGTATGGGTGGCAATCTGGAGGATGCCCGTGATGTTTTTCAGGACGCCCTGGTTCTCTTCTATGAGAGCCTCACTGCGAAAAAAGTACATGTAGAAATTTCCCAAAAAGCATATTTACTTGGAATATGTAAACACTTGTGGATTCGAAGAGCAAAAGCCCGAAGCATCGAAGTCCACCTGGAAGAGTGGGAAAAGTGCCTCAACGTGCCCGACCTCAACGAAGCGCATCCTTCAGCTAACAAACTGCTCGCCCTGCTGGAACTTGCTGGTCAAAAATGCCTGGATCTGCTGAAAAGCTTCTATTATGATCGCCTGAGCATCCCACTAATAGCCTCCAGTTTCGGTTTTGGAAGTGAGCGTTCCGCCACAGTGCAGAAGTACAAGTGCTTAGAAAAAGTGAGAAACGAAGTAAAATCAAAAGCACTGCACTATGAGGACTTCACTGACTGA